From Fulvivirga lutea:
ATGTAGTTACAGAGAAGTTGGTATCAACTCCAATTAAGTCCATTAATTCAAATGGCCCCATTTTAAATCCACTAGAGCGCATTAAGGTATCAATAGTTTTTACGTCAGCTACTCCTTCTTCCAATACTTTTAATCCCTCTACGTAATAATGTCTTGCAACTCTGTTTACAATAAAGCCAGGAGAGTCAGCTGCCATTACAGGCGATTTGCCTAACTTTTTAGATAACTCGTAAGTAACTTCAGCCGTTGTTTTACTCGTAGCTGCCCCGGAAATTACTTCCACCAATTTCATTATGTGTGCCGGATTGAAAAAGTGCATACCTACAAAACGGCCCGGGACCTTTAGGTTAGCTCCTATTTGTGTGATGGGAATAGAGGAGGTGTTGGATGCTAAAATTGTATTTTCAGAATTAACTTCCTCCAAAGTGTTAAATACTTTTTGCTTAATGTCCAATCGCTCTACAATTGCTTCAATAATAAAGTCAGCAATTACATTATCTAATTTTGATTCAAAAGATAATAATGCAAGGGTGGAGTCTTTAGTTTCAACTGTTACCTTTCCTTTTTCAATTCCTTTGTCGAGGTTTTTAACAATAGTCTTTTCTGCTTTATTTAAAGCTTCTTGATCAATATCGAAAAGGATTGTTTTAAAGCCAGCCATAGCGGCAATTTGAGCAATGCCCAAGCCCATGGTGCCTGCGCCTACAACTCCTATTGTTTTAATATCATCAACAGTGGTTATCAATTTGCTGTTTTAAACTGTTTCAAAAATCGGATATCATTTTCAGTGTATAAACGTAAATCGTTTACTCGATATTTTAGCTGTGTAATTCTTTCAACACCCATACCAAATGCAAATCCGGTATATTTCTCAGAGTCAATGCCACAATTTTCCAACACGTTAGGGTCCACCATGCCAGATCCTGCTATCTCAACCCAGCCGGAGTATTTACATAGCTGACACCCATCTCCATGGCATATTTGGCATGAAATATCTATTTCAGCACTTGGCTCAGTAAATGGAAAATAAGAAGGTCTAAAGCGTATTTGGGTTTCAGGTCCAAATAGTTCTTTCGCAAAATGATATAGCGTCTGCTTTAAGTCAGCAAAACTTACATTTTCATCAACATAAAGTCCTTCTATTTGATGAAATACACAATGTGCTCTGGCTGATATTGCTTCGTTTCTGAATACCCTCCCTGGCATGATTGACCTAAAAGGGGGCTTATTGTTATTCATGAGTCTTACCTGCACGTTTGAAGTATGCGTTCTGAGTAGCATATCCGGATTTCTTTCAATAAAGAAAGTATCCTGCATTTCTCTAGCCGGATGGTTTTCAGGGAAATTAAGTGCAGTGAAATTGTGCCAGTCATCTTCAATTTCAGGCCCATCACTTACATTAAAGCCAAGTCTCTCAAAAATTTCTATAATGTTGCCTTTAACAATATTCAAAGGATGGATACTGCCAGCCTCTCCTGTGGGGGGTAAGGTTAGATCGATATGATTGGAAGAACCTGAAGAGCTTTGAGTTTCCAATGATTCAATCAACTCCTGAAATTTATCTTGAGCTGCTTGCTTTACCTTATTTATCTCTTGGCCAAATGCTCTCTTTTGGTCGTTAGGTATATTTTTAAGCTCATTAAACAGCTCACCAACTACGCTCTTTTTGCTGATGAATTTAATTCTATATGATTCTAGCTCATCTTGAGTTTTAGCCGTTGCTGACTCTATATCCTTTAATATGCTATTAACCTTATCCTTCATATTTATATTATCATTCCAGCACCTACAGTTTCATTGCTGAATTCATCAATTAAAATAACAGACCCTGTGTTTCTGTTTTTTCGGTAAGAATCAAAGAAAAGTGGCCTTGCTGTTTTTATTTGAATTCTTGCGATATCGTTTGCCTTAATTTCTTTATCATCTTCAGATTTCTCTAAGGTATTCACATTTACCTTATATCGAACATCTTTAATGATGCATTTTGCTTCGTTTGAAGTGTGC
This genomic window contains:
- a CDS encoding 3-hydroxyacyl-CoA dehydrogenase NAD-binding domain-containing protein → MITTVDDIKTIGVVGAGTMGLGIAQIAAMAGFKTILFDIDQEALNKAEKTIVKNLDKGIEKGKVTVETKDSTLALLSFESKLDNVIADFIIEAIVERLDIKQKVFNTLEEVNSENTILASNTSSIPITQIGANLKVPGRFVGMHFFNPAHIMKLVEVISGAATSKTTAEVTYELSKKLGKSPVMAADSPGFIVNRVARHYYVEGLKVLEEGVADVKTIDTLMRSSGFKMGPFELMDLIGVDTNFSVTTSMFNSFYQDSKFRPSRIQQQKVDAGHHGRKSGKGFYDY
- the pheS gene encoding phenylalanine--tRNA ligase subunit alpha produces the protein MKDKVNSILKDIESATAKTQDELESYRIKFISKKSVVGELFNELKNIPNDQKRAFGQEINKVKQAAQDKFQELIESLETQSSSGSSNHIDLTLPPTGEAGSIHPLNIVKGNIIEIFERLGFNVSDGPEIEDDWHNFTALNFPENHPAREMQDTFFIERNPDMLLRTHTSNVQVRLMNNNKPPFRSIMPGRVFRNEAISARAHCVFHQIEGLYVDENVSFADLKQTLYHFAKELFGPETQIRFRPSYFPFTEPSAEIDISCQICHGDGCQLCKYSGWVEIAGSGMVDPNVLENCGIDSEKYTGFAFGMGVERITQLKYRVNDLRLYTENDIRFLKQFKTAN